The genomic DNA CATATGAATTATATTTAGTTCATATTCCTACACTATACAATGAGGCCGTAAACAAATATAAACAACATATAGACTTGCAGCTGCAGACAACCGACAATATATCGGTTACTCTTTAAAGATAAAGAGTTCAAAGAAAGATACTCGTGCTCAGTAGAAATATCAATTAGTAGAGATATACCAGAGCTTTAAGATTGCAAGTGAACTATTACGGAATATGAGTGCTTCCAACTACTATAAGTACCAGAAATAGCAACTTCACTAATTACCGCATGGCAAGATCATTAAATGTTCAAGCGCATTCAAAATGGCTTACATAAAACTATGATTGGCATATAAAAGGCTAAATATAAGACAAAGAGTCAAATATTATGCTTCCTGGCTCTTTTTAAAGGCGACAAAGAAGTTGCACATTGCAGCATCAGGAAAGAGTCTACAACAACAAAAACCCGAGCACAATTGGTTATGACATTGATGTTCCTGAGGTTACCTCAGATACACTTCCTGAGTTTAAATTTTTTTCTCATTTTAGAACACGAGGGTATTGTAGTAATTACATAATATTATATGCATTTACCAAAATACCATTACTATTCTATACAAAAATATACTTGCATTTCAGGAAAGTTCCCGAGTTAATTTCAGGAATATTTTTCTCACTAGTTATAATATTTCCCACTTACTTTAATTTTTATTGACAGTTCAAAATAGCATGTAATGGCATCATTATTCTTTATACATCTAAGTCAGAGTTGACTGCAAGCCTGCAATGCCAACGTTCTTTTAGGAGTGTACACCGGTGCTATTGTAATTTATCAtcaatttataattttttttattttttatcataggtaacccgcagccgctacctttcgggtgcgcactgggtaaaccctacgggctcacgcaatagcctgcaaaccatgTGAACCAAGGTAAAGCGCATTTAAGTGACAGGCTCTGAAtcatgaggcataatcataaattctcctcccgtgagattcgaacatgtgaccaagaggatatttatcccctctttaactaactgagtcaacccttgcgggctataattatttatttagcaGTAGCttgataaaatatatatatatatataatccaCTTTTTCTAACACATGAAGTAGGGCAACAAAGGTCGATTCAATGTTTGTAGCTCGCATGCAGATAATAAATAGGTTGTAAGCAAAAAcaataaattcataatttaaagaaataattagttcattataataataaaataaacatgTAAATTGTAGACTACCAAACCAAAATATTATAATTTCGTGTTCAAAATCTTTTGTAACTTTTAACATAAGGTGCTTTTTTTCAAATTTGCAATCAATAGTCATGCGTATATGAAGTCAAAAGCAATTCAGACTACATATTTTTTACAACCAATGAATGATCCATAAAATGTCTCAAGTTTCTCGAATTGTTTTCCTGTACCAGCCTAAAGTACCCAGACCTTGTAATTTGACTCGATCAAATCAGAGGCATATCCGAAAGTATTAAACTATAGGTCAGGTGTATATTCACTTTGTATCTAGAACCTGACACAAATAGTTTATCGTTGACGCATTTCTgacttaagttcttttcatcacATTTACATAAATATATATGGGGAGGGGTCTGTAGCAAATATTTGCTGTTAACATGTTGTTAACAAACAGTTTATCAGCCGTTGGATGAGGGATTAACGGGTGAGATGGCATCCGGACCGCGGAAATTTTCAGCGGTTGATCTGGACGGACCGCGGAAAATTTTCGCGGTTGGGTATTGTCCCCTTATCCCATAGCATCCCAACAGCAGCTCATTTCACCACAAAAAACACCAAAATTTCCAAGAAAAATTCTACTCTCTCCAAGTTTACATTTTAGGCGATTTTGGGGCATTTTCATCAAGAAATTCAAGTAGTTTTGTCAATTCAAGGTATATTTCTTCTCTTAAATTTCACATTTTCATGGCGGATAAATTATTTGCTCGAATGTTTCGTCATAAACGTCAAAATGAAAAAAAGAGCCTATTGATCATAGTTAACATCTTGATGATTTAAATACTAGTGAAGAACCTAAAACCCCTGTATATGTTGAAGATGATGATTTTGTAGATAGAAATGAggaatttattaatttagatAACGATTTGGTTGATGTTGAAGATGAAAATGATGAAAATGAGGTTAAAAACAAGGTTAAAAATGATAGTGATAATGTTGAGGGtgaggatgaagatgaagatgataatgtaAATGATGCAAATTTGTATAAAAATGATGATGGAGGGGGGAGTTCCATATCTGAATCAAATTTTTCAAAGTGTGGATGAGGCCGGTCATTTTTTTAGGGCTCATGCTTTACGAAATGGATTTTCTATTAAAATTCAAGCTAGCCATCGTAATAAAGACAACGAGATATATGGTCGTTTATATGTTTGTAGGCTTTATGGAAAAAATGTCCTCGCCGAGAGTAGTCAAAATAAACGGCGTAGAGAGGTTCTTCCTAAAAGTGAGTGCAAGGTGAGGATGTAtgtcaattatcaaaagaaaaaacgTCATTGGGAGGTAACTAGGCTTAAATTGGTATACAACCACGGTCTTGTTTCCCCTAGTAAGATTAATTTGGTAAAACGAGAAAGACATGTTAACACCGCGACCCGTAATTTGATTAAAATGCTTTATGGTTCGGGGGTTCGTAATTGTCAAGTGATGAATATGATTGGTAATATTTATGGAGGTAATGATAAAGTTATTTTCAATGTTCAACATGTTAGGAATGTGTTAAGAGATGAGAGGAAGAAAAGGTTTGAGATTAGTGATGCCCAAGCGGGGTTGGACTTGTTACATAGGTTGAATGAAGAAAGTggttctaaatattttattaggaCCGAAGTCGATGAAGAGAATCGCTTGAAGTGTCTAGTATGGATTGATCTGAGATGTATAATGGCTTACCAAAATTTTGGCGATGTTATGGCTTTTGATACCACTATCGGATAAATAGGTATGCAATGCCATTTGTCCCATTTATCGGAGTCAATCATCATTATCAATTGGTAATTTTCAGGTTTGCATTGATGCGGGATGAACACGTGTCGACTTTTGAGTGGATTCTTCGTACTTGGCTTGAAGGTGTGGGGAAGAATCCTCCATTGACTATAATCACGAATCAAGCCATGGCAAGCGCTATTACGGTTGTACTCCCGAATACTACCCATTTATTATGTTCTTGGCACATTAGTCAAAAATTCCCCAAGAAATTAGCTCATTATTATTCGGCTTTTTCGGAATTCAAGACGGCCTTCAACCATTGCATTTATAAATCTCTCACCGAATGTGTTTTTTAGGCTAGATGGGCGTCGTTTGTGGAAAAGTATCACTTGCAAGATCATAAATGGTTAAATGGATTCTATGAGTTGAAGCGCAAGTGGATTCCTGCATATACTAGAAACACATTTTCGACATTTCAAAATAGTACATCGAGGAGTGAGGGGATGAATTCTTTCTTTGATAAGTATGTGAGTTTGGCAACGGGTTTGAAGAAATTAATTGAAAATGCCCAAAAAGCATTGGCAAGGCAATTCACGAGGGAGAAGGAAGAAGATTATGTCACCATTAATCTAAAACATCCCATGAAATTGTATACCACATTGGAGTATCATGCTTCTTGTATCTACACTAAggaaatatttaaaagatttcaAGATGAATTGGTTGAGTCTTCAAAATACTTTGTTGAAAAAGACCGACGAGATAGTGAAGAAGGGGAGGGAATGGGGGATGTTTATACGTACTATAGTTATTATAGGCCCATGTCCGAGCCTACGAGAAGAAATGTTT from Apium graveolens cultivar Ventura chromosome 5, ASM990537v1, whole genome shotgun sequence includes the following:
- the LOC141660850 gene encoding protein FAR1-RELATED SEQUENCE 5-like, coding for MRDEHVSTFEWILRTWLEGVGKNPPLTIITNQAMASAITARWASFVEKYHLQDHKWLNGFYELKRKWIPAYTRNTFSTFQNSTSRSEGMNSFFDKYVSLATGLKKLIENAQKALARQFTREKEEDYVTINLKHPMKLYTTLEYHASCIYTKEIFKRFQDELVESSKYFVEKDRRDSEEGEGMGDVYTYYSYYRPMSEPTRRNVYFVAFEKAISLGMCTCRMLEHSGLPCRHLLAVFTKKRVSKIPPYYINRRWTMHANRVDGVLPYNLDVGQSHEMTSTDQFNSMTMLTMSFCQSSIASKERYDYAVGVMNREIPIL